From the Trueperaceae bacterium genome, the window GCTTCCTGGTAGATCGGGATCGTCATGTTCTCGACGAACACCTCGCTGCCGACCACGCGGGCGTAGGCTTCCGCGATCGACCCGCCCCCCTGGCGCAAGGACTTCACCTCGCTGCCCGTCAGCTCGAGGCCGGCCTCGAAGGTCTCGAGGAGTTCGTAGTCGTGGGAAGCGCGCCTGTTGCGAAGCATGCCGGTCTCCTACCGGGCGACATCTTATCCGCCCGGCGTGAGAACGTCGGCCGGGAAGGCTCCCGCCGGCGGTGCGGCGGGCCGCTCACGCCGAAAGCCGCGCGGTGCCCGCCGCCGCGGCGCTCCTCGCCCACCCGTCAGTCGAGGAAGGCGCCGACGTCGCTCGGGTCGACGTCGGTCGCCAGCCTGGCCCCCGGGTACCTCTGCGGCGTGCGCGCGAGGAGCTCTTCGAGCCTGACGTCGTCGGCGGCGCGCAGGAGGAGCTGGTAGAGGTAACGCCCCTTGAGGCGCTCCACCGGGGCGCTCGCGGGGCCGAGCACCTCGTCGGCGCGCGCGCCGCCCGTGAGCAGACCGTCGGCCGCCGCCTGCGCCGCAGCCAACGCGCTGCCGCGGTCGCGCGCCGAGAACTGCAGCTTGGCGAGGCTCGCGAACGGCGGGTAGCCGAAGCGCTTGCGGCGGGCGAGCTGCTTGCCGACGAGGACCTCGAGGGCCGCCGCCGGGTCCGGCGCGGCGAGCGCGGCCAACAGCTCGTGCTCCGGCGAGTGCGTCTGCACGACCATGAGGGGGCGGCGGCCACCGCTCAGCTCGGCGAGGCGCAGCAGCGTGCGCGTCGCCTCCTCCTCGGCTCGGAAGTCGGCAGCGGCCAAGTGCGTGTCGAAGTGGGTCACGCCGATGAGGGAGAGCTCCGGCAGCGGCGGCAGCGCAAGGAGCGCGTGCGTGCCGACGACCACGCCGGCAGCCCCGGTCAACAGGGGGCCGACGTCGTCGCGGTGGTCCTTGTCGTAACGGTAGACGGGGAAGCCACCGAGGCTCTTGCGGAGCTGGTCGGCCACCCACTGCGTGCCGGCGCCGCGGAGCGGTCCGATGCCCGCGCTGCCGCACGCCGGGCAACGAGCAGGCGGCCGCTCCTCGTGACCGCACTGGTGGCAGCGGAGCACGCCCTCGTCGCGGTGGTAGCGCAGCGTGAGGTCGCAGTTCGGGCAAGGCGCCTGCCAGCCGCACTCGGAGCAGCCTAACGAGCCGGAGTACCCCCTCCGTGGGGCGAGGATGAGCGCCTGGCGTTCCCGGTCGACGACCTGCCTCAGGGTCCGGGTGAGGTCCGGGTGCACGGGCCAGTTGCCGCTGCCGTTGAGGTCGGCCACGTGCAGGCGCAGCGCGGGCAACGGCAGGTCGACGCGCGAGCCGCGCGGTATGCGCGCGAGGAGGTCCGGGCCGGCCACGAGGTCGAGGAGGGTGAGCCGCGCGCCCGCGGCCTTGGCGGTCACGCGCGCGGCCTTCGACACGAGGGTGCGCGACCCGGCCTGCAGCTTGTAGGCGGGGCTGGCCGCGTCGAGGACGACGAGCCGGCCTAGGGGCTCGACCGGGGCGAGGAGCGCGAGGTACGTGCCGACGAGGACGTGGGGGGGCGCACCGGGCAGGTCGCGCCACAAGCGCAACCTGGCGCCGTCGGAGGCCTCGCCCGTGAGCAGGCTCGTCGGCAATGCGGTCGCAAGCATGGCCGCCGCCTCGGCCGCCATGGCCGTCTCGGGCGCGAGCACGACGGCGCAGGCGCCGGCGCTCAGGTCCTCCCGCAGCCGCGGCACGAGGGCGGCCAGGCGCTCCAGGCGCGTGCCGCCGACCACGGCGCCGTCGCCGGCGGGGGCGATGGCGCCGACGGGCGGCAGGGCCGTGGCCGCCGGCGCCGGCGCCGGGCTGGGGGGCTCCTCGGCCGCGACGTCCACGTACTCGGCGTAGCCCTTCGTCACGAGCGCCCGCACCGCGCTGGCGCCGACCTCGGCCTCCTCGGCCAGCGCTGCGGCGCTCGGCGCCTCGCCGATCTCCCACAGCCGTTCGAGCGCGATGCGCTGGGCCAGGCGCCTGGCGCCCTCGAGGTCGGCGTCGGGTTCGCGGGCGGGCACGAGCACCCGCGTGGTCGCGACGACCGGCAGCGCGCGCTCGTCGATCAGCCCCTGCTTGCGCAGCTCCTCCAGGCCCTTGGCCGGCACGAGGGCGGCGGGCATCCAACCGTCCTCCGCCTCGGGGGCGTCCGCCGGGGCGAGGGTCGCGCCCATCGCGTTCAGGTAGCCCAGGGCGCCGGGGTGAAGGCGCACTCGATGGTCGAGCTCCTGGTGCAGGCCCGGCGGGTTGAGGGTGGCGAGCACGAGCCCGGCCGGCACGCCGGAATGCCTGGCAAGGTGGGCGATGGTGGCCAGACCGGCCCGCGTGAGCCAGGGGCGCCCGTCGAGGGTGTGGACGGCGTGCCTGAGCTCCAGGCCCCGGCCGGCGTCGACGGTCCTGACGTCGGCCACGATCCCGATGCGCACGCCGGCCTGCCAGGGCACCACCACGCGCTGGCCTGGAGCGGGCGTGGCGGCAGCGTCCGCCCCCTGCCGCCCGACCACGGGCGGCAGGTACGTCAGCTGGCCTATCGGCAGGGGCAGGAGTACGTCGATGGCGGACGGCACCGTCCCCAAGTCTAGCGACGAGCGGGTCCGTGGCACGTAGGCGGCGGGCGCGGACGTGCCGGGTGCGGCGAGGCGGGGGGCGAGGTGCTCCCGTCGGGCGGCGCCGCAGTTACGATGCGCGCATGGCTGCAGGAGACCTTCAGGACGGTAAGCGCGGGGCGTACCGGGCCGCCGGCGTCGATCTAGGGGCCGCCGACGAGGCGCTCGGGCGCATAGGGGCGGTGGTGGCGAGCACGTACACGCCCGGCGTGGTGCGCGGGCTGGGGGCTTTCGGTGGCCTGTTCGCCCTGCCGACGGGCCTGCGGGAGCCGACGCTCGTCGCGTCGACCGACGGGGTCGGCACCAAGACGGTGATCGCGACGGCCACCGGCCGCATCAGGCAGGTAGGCCGCGACCTCGTCAACCATTGCGTCAACGACATCCTCGTCCAAGGGGCCGAGCCGCTCTTCTTCCTCGACTACGTGGCGTCGTCGCGCCTCGACCCCGCCGTGGTCGCCGAGGTCGTGACGGGTGTGGCCGAGGCGTGCCGCGAGGCCGGGATGGCCCTCCTCGGCGGCGAGACGGCGGAGATGCCCGGCGTGTACGTAGCCGGGCAGTTGGACGTCGCCGGCACGGTCGTCGGCATCGTCGAACGCGCCGCCGTCGTGGACGGCGGGAGCGTGACGGCGGGCGACGTCCTGCTCGCCTTCGAGTCGGGCGGCTTGCAGACGAACGGCTTCAGCCTGGCGCGGCACCTGGTGCTGGCGGCCGACGAGCGGCTGAACGCGCCGCTCCCGGGCGACCCGGCCGGGCGCACGGTCGGCGCCGCCCTGATGGCCGAGCATCGGAGCTTCCTCCCCGCCGTGCGGCCGCTGCTGGCGGCGGGTCTCGTGAAGGCCATGGCGCACATCACGGGCGGCGGGCTCCCCGGCAACGTCCCGCGCAGCCT encodes:
- the purM gene encoding phosphoribosylformylglycinamidine cyclo-ligase gives rise to the protein MAAGDLQDGKRGAYRAAGVDLGAADEALGRIGAVVASTYTPGVVRGLGAFGGLFALPTGLREPTLVASTDGVGTKTVIATATGRIRQVGRDLVNHCVNDILVQGAEPLFFLDYVASSRLDPAVVAEVVTGVAEACREAGMALLGGETAEMPGVYVAGQLDVAGTVVGIVERAAVVDGGSVTAGDVLLAFESGGLQTNGFSLARHLVLAADERLNAPLPGDPAGRTVGAALMAEHRSFLPAVRPLLAAGLVKAMAHITGGGLPGNVPRSLPAGLGAVVRKGSWPVPAIFEHLVALGDIGVADAYSAFNMGVGFVLVVSPADVGGVRELVAASPAGGWARLHAIGKVVAGSGVRLE